The window AGAACGTGCTTTTGTATTATATTGGAGACGTGCCGGAAGACAGGACCGTTCGAGCGGTATCAATCTTGGGACATACAACAACGACTGGAGTTCTGACTACTACAGCTACGTTTCGGGCTGGATGAAATCTGCAACGCAAGCAGTAGATCTGGCGGATAAACAGCTTGAGAAAGATAACTTTGCCGTGGAATACGATCGTCAAATGACCAAAAACCTCAAAGAGGTGGCCAGAATCTGGCGAGTTTATCTGATGAGCGAGTTTGCCGACAATTTTGGGCCGCTTCCCATCGAGGCATTCAAAGGGAAAAACCCCGAGTTCGCCAGCGTCAAGGATGTATATTACTTCATGCTCGACGAACTGAAGGATGCAACTCAGAACATTGATCCCTCGCTACAGGTTCAGGATATCGACAAGAAATTCGACCGTGCATATCAGTTCGACTTTACGAAATGGACCAAGTATGCCAACTCGATGCGTATGCGCCTTGCCATGCGTCTATCTGAGGTTGATCCCGAAAAGGCAAAATCAGAGTTTGAGGATGCCGCCAAGGGCTCTCTGATTTTAACTGAAAACGACATGTTTGCAGTTCAGGAACGCGACGGCTGGGATCCATTGGCCGGTGTCATGTCCCGACCATGGAATGCGTTACTGATGAGCAACACCCTGAACAATCTCATGATCAATCTGGGTGGTGTCAAGTCGGAAGATATGCTGGACGCTTCCTACGCTGCCCATATCAAACCGGAAGGATATATGGGTATCCGACTCCAGAACCAGTTCTCCACATACACCAACGATCCTTCAATCGGCTTCTTCTTCGATGGACTTCACAATACCATCGACCCCAGAGCCTATAAGCTCTATGCCATCCCGGGTGATTTCAGCAGCCCCGATGCGGCATTTACATCCGAAGACGACCTGGGATCGCTTGAAGTCTCCGTCTTTGCCGACAAGGAGCAGACCCAGGAGATTGGCAAATTCAACATGGCCTTCACCTGGAACACGATGCCCGGAGGCAGCTGGGGCGACAAGAGTGCAATGAACCAGATGATCTCATCCCTCTACAATCCGATACTGGTGAAGAAATACAGGAACCATTCACAGAAACGTGTCTTCTTTGCCGCATGGGAGACCTACTTCCTGTTGGCAGAAGCATCACTGAGGGGATGGAGTACTCCAATTGCGGCAAAACAGGCATACGAAAATGGTATCAAGGCCAGTCTGGAATATCATGGCGTTGGAGAGTACTTTGACACCTATATCGCATCAACAGACTACAACCGTGTTGGAACATCGGTTAATTGGGACCATACGGCCGAACCTCCTACAACCGTCGAGGTAGACATAATCGATGGCTATACCAAACAGCCTGCAAAGTATGCATACAAGTTCCCCACGGCAAGCCAGACATCCTACCAGAAGGCACTGAACGATCAGCTTACAAAGGTGATCACCCAGAAGTTCATTGCTCAAAATCCGTGGTTGCCGCTCGAGACATGGAGCGACTATCGCCGCCTGGGACTTCCGTTCTTTGAAAATATGGTTGTGGAGAATCCGTTGACAGACCTGCCGGCCTTGACAAGAGCCAATGCCAGCACAACCCAGCAACCCAATTTCTTCCCGCAACGGTTGAAATATCCTGCTTCGCTTGAGAACAGCAACCCTGATGGATATCGACAGGCTGTCGAACTGCTTGGCGGAAGCGATGCAGTGTTGACTCCGCTTTGGTGGGCAAAACATTGATAAGATCAGCATCTCGTCAAAAGAGGCAGTTACATAAATAATTGAAGAGGGTGACCCACATTTGTGAATCACCCTCTTTCCATTCAGGTACGCGACTGAAACGAGATCGAGGTATCCTATCTACTCATTGAGGATTTCGAAATGGGCCCCGATCCGTTTAACGTTTATTTATTTATTTTTTTCTTTAATCTCGTGATAAAGTAGTAATTTTGAATCCCGAAAGAGTATCAACTTTTAAATATATTGATTATGAGCTTTTTAACAAATGAAAAATTGACCATCGTTGGCGCTGCCGGCATGATTGGTTCTAACATGGCGCAAACTGCGGCAATGATGCGTTTAACCCCGAACATCTGCCTGTACGACCCCTTTGCACTGGGCCTCGAAGGTGTTTACGAAGAGATGCGTCACTGTGGGTTTGAAGGTGTGGATTTCACATTCACTACCGATATCCGTGAAGCATTTACCGGTGCAAAGTATATGATTTCATCCGGCGGTGCTCCACGTAAAGAGGGCATGACCCGTGAAGATTTGTTGAAAGGCAATGCGGAGATTGCAGCACAACTGGGTAAAGATATCAAGACATACTGTCCCGATCTGAAACACCTCACCATCATTTTCAATCCTGCCGACATTACCGGGCTGGTAGCACTTATCCACTCAGGGTTGAAACCGGGTTGCGTAACCACGCTGGCCGGCCTCGACAGCACCCGTCTCCAGAGCGAACTGGCAAAACACTTTGGCGTAAAGCAGAGCCAGGTTACCAACACCCGCACCTATGGAGGACACGGCGAACAGATGGCAGTATTTGCCTCCACGGCAAAAGTTGACGGAAAACCGTTAACCGACCTTATCGGCACACCCGCGCTCACCAACGAAGATTGGGATGCCTTGAAACAGCGGGTTACCAAAGGTGGAGCCAATATCATCAAACTGCGTGGCCGCTCGTCGTTCCAAAGCCCCTCTTATGTATCGGTTGAAATGATCCGTGCAGCCATGGGTGGAGCTTCGTTCAACTGGCCTTCGGGTTGCTACGTGAACACACCCGAATTCCCGAACATCATGATGGCGATGGAAACCGACATCACCACAGAGGGTGTAGTCATCAAGGAGACCAAGGGAACTGAAAGCGAAATGGCAGCCTTGAAAGAGAGCTATCAGCACCTGGCAAAATTGCGCGACGAGGTAATCGCCATGGGAATCATCCCGCCGGTAGATCAATGGAAATCGGTCAATCCGAATCTCTAAATAGAAGACCTCAAAAAAAATTCCGGGATATCTTCCCGGAATTTTTTTACCCTTTCCCCTCGGTTAGAGCAGGCTCCAGGCCACTGTCAAGCCGGCCATTACGATCGAGACCATACTCATCAGCTTGATCAGGATGTTAAGCGACGGTCCAGACGTATCCTTGAACGGGTCACCCACCGTATCGCCCACAACGGTAGCTTTGTGTACATCACTTCCTTTTCCGCCCAAATTGCCCTCTTCGATATATTTCTTGGCATTGTCCCAGGCACCGCCAGAATTGGCCATAAAGACGGCCAGTACGAAACCGGAGCCCAACCCGCCGACCAAGAGCCCCATAACACCAGGTACGCCAAGCACGACACCGGTAACAATCGGAATGATAATAGCCAGCAGTGAAGGCAACAGCATCTCACGCTGCGCACCTTTGGTAGATATGGCAACGCATCTGGCGTAATCGGGCTTTCCGTTACCATCCAATATGCCTGCAATCTCACGGAACTGGCGACGCACCTCCTCCACCATCTTCTGGGCTGCCCGGCCTACAGCATTCATGGTAAGACCGCAGAACAGAAATGCCATCATCGAACCGATAAAGACGCCAACCAGAACCTTCGGGTTCATCAGCGTCACCTGATAGTAGTTCATGAAATCGGCGAAACCGGCTTTCCCGATCTCAACCGCTCCCCTGCCGTCGGCAAATTCAAGTACCGTCTGACCCAGTCTCAACATGCCGATCTTGATCTCCTCGATGTAGGATGCCAACAACGCCAGTGCTGTCAATGCCGCAGAACCGATGGCAAAACCTTTACCGGTAGCCGCTGTCGTATTTCCAAGGGCATCCAGGGCGTCGGTCCGTTTACGAACCTCTTTCCCCAGGCCACACATCTCGGCATTTCCGCCGGCATTGTCGGCAATCGGCCCATAGGCATCGGTAGCCAATGTTATTCCAAGGGTTGAAAGCATCCCCACAGCCGCAATCCCAATACCGTAAAGTCCCATGCTCAGGTTCTCGCCCGACATCATCTGGCGCACATCGAACCCGGTAGCACACAGATAGGAGAAAAGGATGGCCAACGCAATGGTAACCACAGGAATAAAGGTAGATATCATCCCTGCACCCATACCCGAGATAATAACGGTGGCGGGACCGGTCTTCCCGCTCTCGGCAATCCGTCGGGTCGGCCTGTAGGAGTGAGAAGTGAAGTACTCGGTACCCTGACCGATAACGATGCCGGCCAGCAATCCTGAAATTACGGAGAATGACAATCCCATCCAATTCTCAAAGCCGAGCAGGTAGAATATGACGAAAGTGAGTACCGCAATCAGTATGGCACTTACGTTGACGCCACGGTTCAGTGCCGACATCAGTCTCTTCATGTCGGCATTCTCGCTCGTACGTACCAGAAAGATGCCGAGAATCGAAAGAAAGACACCGATTGCGGCGATGATCATGGGAGCAAAAACAGCTTTAGCCTGCATGGCCGGATTCAACACAAAGGCCGAGGCTCCCAATGCGGCCGTTGCTAGGATAGAGCCGCAATAAGATTCGTAGAGGTCGGCCCCCATTCCGGCAACATCACCCACATTGTCGCCCACGTTGTCGGCAATGGTAGCCGGGTTCCGCGGATCATCCTCCGGAATGCCCGCTTCCACTTTTCCCACCAGGTCGGCACCCACGTCTGCCGCCTTGGTGTAGATTCCACCCCCGACACGTGCAAACAACGCCTGAGTGGAAGCTCCCATACCGAAAGTAAGCATGGTAGTGGTAATCATCACAAGCTTGTGACCCGGTTCCGCGCTCTCTACAAACCGGTCCAGTATCAGATACCACAACGATATATCCAACAGAGCCAGCCCAACCACTACCAGCCCCATAACAGCTCCCGAACGGAAAGCAACCTGCAACCCCTTGTTAAGCGACTCCTTGGCGGCATTGGCCGTACGTGCCGACGCATAGGTGGCTGTCTTCATACCGAAAAAGCCTGCCAATGCGGAGAAGAAACCTCCGGTCAGGAATGCAAAGGGCACCCAGTTGTTCTGCAACCCAAAATAGGCCATTACAGAAAAAAAAGCGGCTAAAATTACAAAGACGAGAGCAACAACCTTGTATTGCTGCTTCAGATAAGACATGGCACCTTCACGTACATATTTCGCGATGGTCTTCATCTGCTCCGTACCTTCACTCTCCTTCATCATTTTCTTGAAGAAGTAGTAGGCAAATCCCAAAGCAAACAGCGATGCAACAGGAACTAGATAAAAATAATTCATTGGTAATTAAATGTTTATTTGTATGTCAATTTTATGATATTAAAACTCCAGTAAAGTTATAAAATATACCCGAAATATCATTTATAACGCCTCTTTATTATAATTTTTAAAAGAATGCTGCTTTTTTGTCTAGTCAAGACCCTTAAATTTTTAATTTTTAGTATCTTTGCTTTACTTATTATACAGATTAAGTAATCAATCAAAAAGTAGCTTGTGTTTTTAATAACCTTCACACTGGGGAACAACAAGATTTTAACTAAACAAGAGATGAGATGGAAAAGAGTTTCTTCCTAAGTAGCGATAAAAATCCAAAAAATATTCAGATAAAGAAAGAGATTATCAACCATTTCGTTAACAACGGGAACGACACGATAGCTGAGCTCTCCAAGGGTCTCGACCTGAGTGTGCCGACTGTAACCAAGCTTATCGCCGAACTTACAGAAATGGGTCTGGTCGCTGATTTCGGGAAGATACAGACCTCCGGAGGCAGATACCCCAATGTTTACGGACTAAATCCTTCATCTGTCTATTTTGTAGGGGTAGACATGACACGGCATCACCTCAACATCGCCCTCATGGATTTTAAAGGCGATATCGTCAAATATGAGATGGGAATCTCCTACATGTACGAGAATACCACCGAATCGTTCGATAGGCTCTGCTCCCATATCCAGGATTTTATCAACGGAACGGGCGAACTGAAACAGAAGATATACAATATCTGCCTCAACATCTCGGGGAGGGTAAATCCCGAATCGGGATACAGTTACAGCAGCTTTTACTTCAGTGAAGAGCCGATCAGCAACACCCTGGCCAACCGGCTGAACTACAGGGTAACAGTCGACAACGACACCCGTTCGATGGCTTACGGCGAATTCATGAAAGGGTCTGTACAGAGCGAAAACAACGTCATCTTCGTAAACGTAAGCTGGGGGCTGGGCATCGGCATCATCATCGACAAAAAACTCTACTACGGCAAATCGGGATTCTCTGGAGAGTTTGGCCATTTCCCCGCCTTCGACAATGAAATTATCTGCCATTGCGGCAAGAAGGGTTGCCTGGAAACGGAAGCATCGGGACTTGCCATTCACCGCAAGGTGCTTGAACGGATAAGAAAAGGTGAAAGCTCCATCATCACCCAACAGGTAAAGGATCTGAACAAACTCACCCTCACCGATATCGTTAGGGCCACTAACCTCGAAGACCCGCTCTGCATAGAGATAGTGGAAGAGGTGGGACTCAAACTGGGCAAGTACGTTGCCGGGCTCATCAATATCTTCAATCCAGAATTGGTGGTTATTGGAGGTCAGGTAGCCGAGACCGACGCATTCATCATGCTTCCGATACGGAGTGCCGTCAGGAAGCACTCCCTGGGTTTGGTCAATAAAGATACTCAGATTCTCCTCTCGAAACTGAAAAACAAAGCCGGAGTGGTAGGCGCATGCATGATTGCGCGCAGCCGCCTCTTTGACAATTAAAGAAATTTCAACAACAATATCAGACTATGAGGAAATTACATTTTGAAACCTTGCAGATCCATGCAGGACAGCACCCCGACCAGATAGAAGGGTCGCGGGTTACACCCATCCATCAGACAACTGCCTACGTATTCAAGAATGCCGAGCATGGGGCCAATCTATTTGGCTTGAGGGAGTTCGGGAATATCTATACCCGTTTGCAAAACCCCACGACAGATGTTTTCGAGAAACGGATGGCGGCGCTGGAGAAAGGAACCGCAGCAGTTGCCACAGCCTCGGGGCAATCTGCAGAATTCATTGCCATCAACAGCCTGGCTGGAGCCGGCGACAACATAGTCAGTACCTCTTACCTCTATGGGGGCACCTATAATCTTTTCAAGGTGGCTTTTGCCCGGCTGGGAGTTGAATTCCGCTTCGCCAACGGCGATGATCCGGAAAGCATTGAAAGCCTGATCGACAACCGGACGAAGGCGATCTATCTCGAGATGATCGGCAACCCCGAATACAACATCCCCGATGTGGAAAAGATCGTTGAACTGGCCCGCAAAAAAGATCTTCCGGTGATAATGGACAACACCTTCGCGCAGGGTGGCTACCTCTTCAATCCCATCGAATGGGGCGTTAACATCGTGCTCCACTCCGCAACCAAATGGATCGGCGGGCACGGCACCTCCATGGGCGGTATAATCATCGACGGAGGCAACTTCAACTGGAACAACGGCAAATATCCTGCCATCAGCGAACCGTCAGAAGGGTATCACGGACTGAACTTCTGGGAAGTATTCGGCGAGCACTCCCCTTTCGGCAACATCGCATTCGCCATACGTTGCCGTG of the Petrimonas mucosa genome contains:
- a CDS encoding SusD/RagB family nutrient-binding outer membrane lipoprotein, with translation MKKNNILLAFLAVILFFGACSDFEEINKDPNAANEDDIKVQYIINKAITDAQQDPHIAERAFVLYWRRAGRQDRSSGINLGTYNNDWSSDYYSYVSGWMKSATQAVDLADKQLEKDNFAVEYDRQMTKNLKEVARIWRVYLMSEFADNFGPLPIEAFKGKNPEFASVKDVYYFMLDELKDATQNIDPSLQVQDIDKKFDRAYQFDFTKWTKYANSMRMRLAMRLSEVDPEKAKSEFEDAAKGSLILTENDMFAVQERDGWDPLAGVMSRPWNALLMSNTLNNLMINLGGVKSEDMLDASYAAHIKPEGYMGIRLQNQFSTYTNDPSIGFFFDGLHNTIDPRAYKLYAIPGDFSSPDAAFTSEDDLGSLEVSVFADKEQTQEIGKFNMAFTWNTMPGGSWGDKSAMNQMISSLYNPILVKKYRNHSQKRVFFAAWETYFLLAEASLRGWSTPIAAKQAYENGIKASLEYHGVGEYFDTYIASTDYNRVGTSVNWDHTAEPPTTVEVDIIDGYTKQPAKYAYKFPTASQTSYQKALNDQLTKVITQKFIAQNPWLPLETWSDYRRLGLPFFENMVVENPLTDLPALTRANASTTQQPNFFPQRLKYPASLENSNPDGYRQAVELLGGSDAVLTPLWWAKH
- a CDS encoding malate dehydrogenase; amino-acid sequence: MSFLTNEKLTIVGAAGMIGSNMAQTAAMMRLTPNICLYDPFALGLEGVYEEMRHCGFEGVDFTFTTDIREAFTGAKYMISSGGAPRKEGMTREDLLKGNAEIAAQLGKDIKTYCPDLKHLTIIFNPADITGLVALIHSGLKPGCVTTLAGLDSTRLQSELAKHFGVKQSQVTNTRTYGGHGEQMAVFASTAKVDGKPLTDLIGTPALTNEDWDALKQRVTKGGANIIKLRGRSSFQSPSYVSVEMIRAAMGGASFNWPSGCYVNTPEFPNIMMAMETDITTEGVVIKETKGTESEMAALKESYQHLAKLRDEVIAMGIIPPVDQWKSVNPNL
- a CDS encoding sodium-translocating pyrophosphatase gives rise to the protein MNYFYLVPVASLFALGFAYYFFKKMMKESEGTEQMKTIAKYVREGAMSYLKQQYKVVALVFVILAAFFSVMAYFGLQNNWVPFAFLTGGFFSALAGFFGMKTATYASARTANAAKESLNKGLQVAFRSGAVMGLVVVGLALLDISLWYLILDRFVESAEPGHKLVMITTTMLTFGMGASTQALFARVGGGIYTKAADVGADLVGKVEAGIPEDDPRNPATIADNVGDNVGDVAGMGADLYESYCGSILATAALGASAFVLNPAMQAKAVFAPMIIAAIGVFLSILGIFLVRTSENADMKRLMSALNRGVNVSAILIAVLTFVIFYLLGFENWMGLSFSVISGLLAGIVIGQGTEYFTSHSYRPTRRIAESGKTGPATVIISGMGAGMISTFIPVVTIALAILFSYLCATGFDVRQMMSGENLSMGLYGIGIAAVGMLSTLGITLATDAYGPIADNAGGNAEMCGLGKEVRKRTDALDALGNTTAATGKGFAIGSAALTALALLASYIEEIKIGMLRLGQTVLEFADGRGAVEIGKAGFADFMNYYQVTLMNPKVLVGVFIGSMMAFLFCGLTMNAVGRAAQKMVEEVRRQFREIAGILDGNGKPDYARCVAISTKGAQREMLLPSLLAIIIPIVTGVVLGVPGVMGLLVGGLGSGFVLAVFMANSGGAWDNAKKYIEEGNLGGKGSDVHKATVVGDTVGDPFKDTSGPSLNILIKLMSMVSIVMAGLTVAWSLL
- a CDS encoding ROK family transcriptional regulator — encoded protein: MEKSFFLSSDKNPKNIQIKKEIINHFVNNGNDTIAELSKGLDLSVPTVTKLIAELTEMGLVADFGKIQTSGGRYPNVYGLNPSSVYFVGVDMTRHHLNIALMDFKGDIVKYEMGISYMYENTTESFDRLCSHIQDFINGTGELKQKIYNICLNISGRVNPESGYSYSSFYFSEEPISNTLANRLNYRVTVDNDTRSMAYGEFMKGSVQSENNVIFVNVSWGLGIGIIIDKKLYYGKSGFSGEFGHFPAFDNEIICHCGKKGCLETEASGLAIHRKVLERIRKGESSIITQQVKDLNKLTLTDIVRATNLEDPLCIEIVEEVGLKLGKYVAGLINIFNPELVVIGGQVAETDAFIMLPIRSAVRKHSLGLVNKDTQILLSKLKNKAGVVGACMIARSRLFDN
- a CDS encoding O-acetylhomoserine aminocarboxypropyltransferase/cysteine synthase family protein: MRKLHFETLQIHAGQHPDQIEGSRVTPIHQTTAYVFKNAEHGANLFGLREFGNIYTRLQNPTTDVFEKRMAALEKGTAAVATASGQSAEFIAINSLAGAGDNIVSTSYLYGGTYNLFKVAFARLGVEFRFANGDDPESIESLIDNRTKAIYLEMIGNPEYNIPDVEKIVELARKKDLPVIMDNTFAQGGYLFNPIEWGVNIVLHSATKWIGGHGTSMGGIIIDGGNFNWNNGKYPAISEPSEGYHGLNFWEVFGEHSPFGNIAFAIRCRVEGLRDFGPAISPFNSFMMLQGLETLSIRAERINANALEMARWLERHPKVERVNYPGLESSKYHSLAKKYLKNNGFGGVLSFFIKGNEKQTAKVIDNLSLISHVANVGDTRTLIIHPATTTHEQLSKEAQLASGVYPNMLRLSLGLEHIDDIKAELDEALAKL